From Oncorhynchus keta strain PuntledgeMale-10-30-2019 chromosome 25, Oket_V2, whole genome shotgun sequence, one genomic window encodes:
- the LOC118358476 gene encoding phosphatidate cytidylyltransferase 2 isoform X3 — translation MISFFFIIIYLGPMVLMLIVLCVQIKCFQEIIHIGYSVYHSYHLPWFRTLSWYFLLCVNYFFYGETVTDYFFNLVQREEPLRILSKYHRLISFALYLTGFCMFVLSLVKKHYRLQFYMFGWTHVTLLIVVTQSHLIIHNLFEGMIWFIVPISCVICNDIMAYMFGFFFGRTPLIKLSPKKTWEGFIGGFFSTVVFGIMLSYVMAGYSFFVCPVEFNSDHNSFEVDCVPSDLFQLQDYALPATLESLTGWPTVRLYPFQIHSISLSAFASLMGPFGGFFASGFKRAFKIKDFANTIPGHGGIMDRFDCQYLMATFVNVYIASFIRGPNPAKVVQQLLALRLDQQLNIFNSLKSHLIERGLLEDVA, via the exons ATGATCTCcttcttcttcatcatcatctATCTGGGCCCCATGGTGCTCATGCTGATT GTGCTGTGTGTGCAGATCAAATGCTTCCAGGAGATCATCCACATCGGTTACAGTGTGTACCACTCCTACCACCTGCCCTGGTTCAGAACGTTGAGTTG GTACTTCCTGCTCTGTGTAAACTACTTCTTCTACGGAGAGACGGTGACAGACTACTTCTTTAATCTGGTGCAGAGGGAGGAGCCGCTGCGCATCCTCAGCAAATACCACCGCCTCATCTCCTTCGCTCTGTACCTCACAG GTTTCTGCATGTTCGTGCTGAGCCTGGTGAAGAAACACTACCGTCTGCAGTtctatatg TTTGGCTGGACTCATGTAACTCTGCTGATCGTAGTGACCCAGTCCCACCTCATCATCCACAACCTGTTTGAGGGAATGATCTG GTTCATCGTGCCCATCTCCTGTGTGATCTGCAATGACATCATGGCCTACATGTTTGGCTTCTTCTTTGGACGTACTCCACTCATTAAG CTGTCTCCTAAGAAGACCTGGGAAGGCTTCATCGGCGGATTCTTTTCTACTGTTGTGTTTGGGATCATG ttgtcCTATGTGATGGCAGGCTACAGCTTCTTTGTGTGTCCAGTGGAGTTCAACAGCGACCATAACAGTTTTGAGGTGGACTGTGTGCCCTCTGATCTGTTCCAGCTACAGGACTATGCCCTGCCGGCCACCCTCGAGTCCCTCACTGGATGG cccacaGTGCGCCTCTACCCATTCCAGATTCACAGCATCTCCCTCTCTGCCTTTGCCTCCCTCATGGGACCCTTCGGAGGCTTCTTTGCCAGCGGCTTCAAGAGGGCCTTTAAGATCAAG gACTTTGCCAACACCATCCCCGGTCACGGTGGCATCATGGACCGCTTCGACTGCCAGTACCTCATGGCCACGTTTGTCAATGTCTACATCGCCAGCTTCATCAG GGGCCCTAACCCTGCCAAGGTGGTTCAGCAGCTTTTAGCCCTGCGCTTGGACCAGCAGCTCAACATCTTCAACTCCTTAAAGAGCCACTTGATAGAGAGGGGTCTGCTGGAGGATGTAGCCTAG
- the LOC118358476 gene encoding phosphatidate cytidylyltransferase 2 isoform X2 has translation MTELRHRGTTENDLYQQSEDKGSENEGKAEGASESETKPDTGLPEVPVPADDTPEVLNKALSGLSSRWKNWWVRGILTLAMISFFFIIIYLGPMVLMLIVLCVQIKCFQEIIHIGYSVYHSYHLPWFRTLSWYFLLCVNYFFYGETVTDYFFNLVQREEPLRILSKYHRLISFALYLTGFCMFVLSLVKKHYRLQFYMFGWTHVTLLIVVTQSHLIIHNLFEGMIWFIVPISCVICNDIMAYMFGFFFGRTPLIKLSPKKTWEGFIGGFFSTVVFGIMLSYVMAGYSFFVCPVEFNSDHNSFEVDCVPSDLFQLQDYALPATLESLTGWPTVRLYPFQIHSISLSAFASLMGPFGGFFASGFKRAFKIKDFANTIPGHGGIMDRFDCQYLMATFVNVYIASFIRGPNPAKVVQQLLALRLDQQLNIFNSLKSHLIERGLLEDVA, from the exons ATGACAGAGCTACGGCACCGGGGAACGACTGAAAACGACCTATATCAACAATCCGAAGACAAG ggATCTGAGAATGAGGGGAAAGCAGAGGGGGCGTCTGAAAGCGAGACCAAGCCTGATACAGGGCTCCCGGAGGTGCCTGTCCCTGCTGATGACACCCCTGAGGTTCTCAATAAAGCCCTATCTGGACTGTCCTCCCG atGGAAGAACTGGTGGGTGCGAGGGATCCTGACTCTGGCCATGATCTCcttcttcttcatcatcatctATCTGGGCCCCATGGTGCTCATGCTGATT GTGCTGTGTGTGCAGATCAAATGCTTCCAGGAGATCATCCACATCGGTTACAGTGTGTACCACTCCTACCACCTGCCCTGGTTCAGAACGTTGAGTTG GTACTTCCTGCTCTGTGTAAACTACTTCTTCTACGGAGAGACGGTGACAGACTACTTCTTTAATCTGGTGCAGAGGGAGGAGCCGCTGCGCATCCTCAGCAAATACCACCGCCTCATCTCCTTCGCTCTGTACCTCACAG GTTTCTGCATGTTCGTGCTGAGCCTGGTGAAGAAACACTACCGTCTGCAGTtctatatg TTTGGCTGGACTCATGTAACTCTGCTGATCGTAGTGACCCAGTCCCACCTCATCATCCACAACCTGTTTGAGGGAATGATCTG GTTCATCGTGCCCATCTCCTGTGTGATCTGCAATGACATCATGGCCTACATGTTTGGCTTCTTCTTTGGACGTACTCCACTCATTAAG CTGTCTCCTAAGAAGACCTGGGAAGGCTTCATCGGCGGATTCTTTTCTACTGTTGTGTTTGGGATCATG ttgtcCTATGTGATGGCAGGCTACAGCTTCTTTGTGTGTCCAGTGGAGTTCAACAGCGACCATAACAGTTTTGAGGTGGACTGTGTGCCCTCTGATCTGTTCCAGCTACAGGACTATGCCCTGCCGGCCACCCTCGAGTCCCTCACTGGATGG cccacaGTGCGCCTCTACCCATTCCAGATTCACAGCATCTCCCTCTCTGCCTTTGCCTCCCTCATGGGACCCTTCGGAGGCTTCTTTGCCAGCGGCTTCAAGAGGGCCTTTAAGATCAAG gACTTTGCCAACACCATCCCCGGTCACGGTGGCATCATGGACCGCTTCGACTGCCAGTACCTCATGGCCACGTTTGTCAATGTCTACATCGCCAGCTTCATCAG GGGCCCTAACCCTGCCAAGGTGGTTCAGCAGCTTTTAGCCCTGCGCTTGGACCAGCAGCTCAACATCTTCAACTCCTTAAAGAGCCACTTGATAGAGAGGGGTCTGCTGGAGGATGTAGCCTAG
- the LOC118358476 gene encoding phosphatidate cytidylyltransferase 2 isoform X1 codes for MAVAFEIVGRDYSSKHVSLRRLKIEFGLEKLNIFRRSQGSENEGKAEGASESETKPDTGLPEVPVPADDTPEVLNKALSGLSSRWKNWWVRGILTLAMISFFFIIIYLGPMVLMLIVLCVQIKCFQEIIHIGYSVYHSYHLPWFRTLSWYFLLCVNYFFYGETVTDYFFNLVQREEPLRILSKYHRLISFALYLTGFCMFVLSLVKKHYRLQFYMFGWTHVTLLIVVTQSHLIIHNLFEGMIWFIVPISCVICNDIMAYMFGFFFGRTPLIKLSPKKTWEGFIGGFFSTVVFGIMLSYVMAGYSFFVCPVEFNSDHNSFEVDCVPSDLFQLQDYALPATLESLTGWPTVRLYPFQIHSISLSAFASLMGPFGGFFASGFKRAFKIKDFANTIPGHGGIMDRFDCQYLMATFVNVYIASFIRGPNPAKVVQQLLALRLDQQLNIFNSLKSHLIERGLLEDVA; via the exons ATGGCAGTGGCGTTTGAAATTGTTGGGAGGGACTACAGTTCTAAGCATGTCTCTTTAAGGAGGCTAAAAATAGAGTTTGGCTTGGAAAAGTTGAATATTTTCAGAAGGAGTCAG ggATCTGAGAATGAGGGGAAAGCAGAGGGGGCGTCTGAAAGCGAGACCAAGCCTGATACAGGGCTCCCGGAGGTGCCTGTCCCTGCTGATGACACCCCTGAGGTTCTCAATAAAGCCCTATCTGGACTGTCCTCCCG atGGAAGAACTGGTGGGTGCGAGGGATCCTGACTCTGGCCATGATCTCcttcttcttcatcatcatctATCTGGGCCCCATGGTGCTCATGCTGATT GTGCTGTGTGTGCAGATCAAATGCTTCCAGGAGATCATCCACATCGGTTACAGTGTGTACCACTCCTACCACCTGCCCTGGTTCAGAACGTTGAGTTG GTACTTCCTGCTCTGTGTAAACTACTTCTTCTACGGAGAGACGGTGACAGACTACTTCTTTAATCTGGTGCAGAGGGAGGAGCCGCTGCGCATCCTCAGCAAATACCACCGCCTCATCTCCTTCGCTCTGTACCTCACAG GTTTCTGCATGTTCGTGCTGAGCCTGGTGAAGAAACACTACCGTCTGCAGTtctatatg TTTGGCTGGACTCATGTAACTCTGCTGATCGTAGTGACCCAGTCCCACCTCATCATCCACAACCTGTTTGAGGGAATGATCTG GTTCATCGTGCCCATCTCCTGTGTGATCTGCAATGACATCATGGCCTACATGTTTGGCTTCTTCTTTGGACGTACTCCACTCATTAAG CTGTCTCCTAAGAAGACCTGGGAAGGCTTCATCGGCGGATTCTTTTCTACTGTTGTGTTTGGGATCATG ttgtcCTATGTGATGGCAGGCTACAGCTTCTTTGTGTGTCCAGTGGAGTTCAACAGCGACCATAACAGTTTTGAGGTGGACTGTGTGCCCTCTGATCTGTTCCAGCTACAGGACTATGCCCTGCCGGCCACCCTCGAGTCCCTCACTGGATGG cccacaGTGCGCCTCTACCCATTCCAGATTCACAGCATCTCCCTCTCTGCCTTTGCCTCCCTCATGGGACCCTTCGGAGGCTTCTTTGCCAGCGGCTTCAAGAGGGCCTTTAAGATCAAG gACTTTGCCAACACCATCCCCGGTCACGGTGGCATCATGGACCGCTTCGACTGCCAGTACCTCATGGCCACGTTTGTCAATGTCTACATCGCCAGCTTCATCAG GGGCCCTAACCCTGCCAAGGTGGTTCAGCAGCTTTTAGCCCTGCGCTTGGACCAGCAGCTCAACATCTTCAACTCCTTAAAGAGCCACTTGATAGAGAGGGGTCTGCTGGAGGATGTAGCCTAG